In Pectobacterium brasiliense, the genomic stretch CGTTATGACCGTTTAATCACGGTAAGCGCTGAAATGCGCTTTGCAATCAACCAGCTGTGATTGCGTTAGCATAAACACACCGTCACCGCCGTTATCAAACTCAAGCCAGGTGAACGGGATGTCTGGGTATTGATCGATCAGGTGCACCATGCTGTTACCCACTTCGCAAATCAGCACGCCGTCATCGCTCAGATAGTCTGGCGCACAGGCCAGAATACGACGCACCAGATCCAGACCGTCGTTACCCGCCGCTAGCCCCAGTTCAGGCTCAAAACGGAATTCCTGTGGCAGATCGGACATATCTTCTTCATCCACATACGGTGGATTAGTCACGATCAAATCATAGCGAATCGCCGGTAAATCGCGGAACAGATCAGAGCGAATCGGCGTCACGCGGTATTCCAGACCGTGCTGCTGAATATTTTGTTCGGTTACCGCCAGCGCCTCGCTGGAGATATCGACCGCATCGACTTCCGCTTCCGGGAACGCCTGAGCGCAGGCAATAGCAATACAGCCGCTGCCCGTACACAGATCCAGAATATGGTTTGGCGTTTTTGGCAATTGCTCATCAAAGTAGTTATTGATCAGCTCACCGATGGGAGAGCGCGGCACCAGCACGCGTTCGTCCACGTAGAATTCCAGGCCGCAGAACCAGGCCTTGTTGGTCAGATAGGCGACCGGGATACGCTCATTGACGCGGCGGATCACGCGTTCAACAATGCGCTGCCGTTCGCTGGTGATCAGGCGCGACGTGTACATATCTTCAGGAATATCAAGCGGCAGATACAGGCTAGGCAATACCAGCTGTATGGCTTCATCCCAGGGATTATCCGTCCCGTGGCCGTAATAGACGTTAGCTGCGTTAAACCGGCTGACAGCCCAGCGCAACATATCCTGAATGGTATGAAGTTCACTGACGGCCTCATCGACGAAAATTTTGTCCAAGGGTGTCCTCCGCAGACTGTTCTGAATGGGAAATTGGCGCTTAGTTTGCCATGAAGCCCGCGACAAATCAGCAGATATAACTGACTGAACGCGTCCCGATACAGACTTTTATTTAGCGACAGCGGGGAGACAAGGTAAACTGATCGAATGTTGACGCAAGATGAATGAAACATGAGTAATAAATATTCGCTGAATGACGACGAATTACAGCTTTTTCGCACGTCAATCACTGGCACAAAAAAGTTGCGTCAGGATACCTATACCCACAAACCGCTGCGCAAAAAACCGGGTGAATTACCCGCCAAACGGGCATTGCAGGAGCAGGTTGATGCCAGTTTCTATTTTTCGGATGAGTTTCAGCCACAGCTGGATGCAGAAGGCCCGACGCGCTATGTCCGCCCGGGTGCCAGCCACTATGAATTGAAGAAGCTTCGGCGGGGAGATTATTCACCGGAGCTGTTTCTGGATTTGCATGGCCTGACGCAGCTTCAGGCAAAGCAGGAACTGGGCGCGCTGCTAGCGGCCTGTCGGCGGGAGCACGTTTACTGCGCCTGCGTAATGCACGGGCACGGCAAACATATCCTTAAGCAACAAACGCCGCTCTGGCTGGCACAGCACCCTGACGTGCTGGCTTTTCATCAGGCTCCGAAAGAATTTGGTGGGAATGCCGCGCTGCTGGTGTTGGTGGCGCTAGAGACGCCTTCGCTTGAATAAGCTCACTCTTCTTCAAAAAACGATGAGACGTGTAAGTTCATTACACGTCTCATACCGTATGAATTCAGGAGTTTGAGGTTAGTGGTATCAGGATTTCGCGTTCAACTGAGCCGGGCTGACTTGCCAGTGCAGAACGCCATGACCGGATTCCGCCTCCACCTTAACGCAGGCAATAGCGGATGTAGCGAACATCGGTGCGGTTTCATTCTGGCATAATTCGGCAACCAGATAGCCCACCAGCGGCAGATGCGACACAACCAGAACCGCCCCCACGCCTTCTCTCGCCAGCGTTTGCAGATAATAGCTAACAAGCTGGGCATCACCACCGGGCGTCAGCTCATTCAGGCAATCCGCCTCTTCCGGCAACGTCAGCGCTTTTTTCACCACCTCGAGCGTTTGCTGAGCGCGCAAATAAGGGCTCACCAGAACGCGCTCAATATCGATATTTTGCTCATTCAACCAACACGCCATCTGGCGGGATTCATCACGACCAGCGTCGCTCAATGGCCGAACAGCATCACTCGCTGCATCAAGTACCGCATCACCATGACGCATTATCAACACTTGCATATTACACCGCTATGTTAATGAAATATATGATATATCCTCATACTTAATGCTGTATGAGCATTGGCTTTGCTGCCGCTTTGGCATACCTGCAATGTAGCCATATATAAGGTAGATACCCTAAATCATTCAAGTATGACGGGTATAACCGCTTTGTTATTGTAGGTTACCTGAATTGTTGTAGGTTACCTGAGTTTCTCGCTATGTAAACTCACCTGAGGTCAGGTTTAAGTAGAAAATGTCATCATACCTGCTTCCCAACCACAGGTTACCCACTGAGATCGGCCGTGAAGGCGACCCAATACTGTTATAACATTAACCATTCTCAAAACACGTTTTTAGCGTTCCGTCACCAACGGGTCAATAATTGTAATGTATCAGCAACGTCACCAGACTCGCCGCTCTTATTTCCCATTGTTAATCACATGATAAATAAAAATTTTATAGGCACGCGACAGGATCTACCCGCTCGAAACACATAACCATATCTTTACAGTGGTCATTGTGAACGCTTACAGTAAAATCAAAAAATAAGAGACAGAATTCAATAATGAACAAAAAATCAGCACAAAACACTGATAAAATCAAAAATGTCGATTTCTTGCACTTTTTTAACGCATATCAATTTTTGCGACATTGTTAAACAACCACTCTGGTTCTATCTTTATATTAAATAGCACTTTTCTTCACTATTCATGTTTTATAAAAAAGGTAATTACACAGAATATAACGTCATATAATAAAAATAGATTGCTCTTCTATTTATGGACGAATATGCAATTCAGGATAAAGCTCGAAGAACGTCTCTGCTATTTATGTGCCCGCCATTATTCACACCACGGAAGATAAAATTAGTCATCCGTTTTCTTTATAGCGTTATCTTCACCATGCGGAACGCACTGAAAGTAATAGCGATATCTATTTCAGTAATGAGACATTTTTGTGTCAGTGATTTAGACGATTAGGAAAAAGAATACATGCTCTGCATTTTCTCAATCGGTTAAACCATGCATATCAATATCCGTGCTGATTAAAACGACTCGTTATGGTTACTTTTGTAAGAGTCATTCGTGACGAGCAGTTTTCACGAAAATCCATGTACTTTCGTGAAGACATTTTCGATGAAAATAAGTAAGAGGCATATAAAGGAATCGTTATGAATTCTAAACGTATAGCATTACCTATTCTGGCCACACTATTCACCACATTCGGCCTCTCCCCCACTGCCAGCAGCGTGACGATTAATGGTCAGATCCCTGTATCACTGACGATTACCTCTGCCTGCACGGTCAACAACGGAGGAGGCGCAGGCACTACATGGGGAACAATCAACTTTGGCTCTCATAATGACCTAACGCAGAATATTGACGCTCAGGTTTCCAGCATCGGGGGCAACGGGATTACCGTCAGTTGTTCTGTTGGCACACCGGCGGCGTTGTATCTCGATGCGGGTGCAAATGCCACCGCCTCGCTACGCCAGTTAGCGCCAGGCACGGGAACCTACAACGTTCCTTACCGTTTATACAGCGATTCAACCCGCACGACCGAAATCCCACTGAGTAGTGCAACTGGCATTGCCATTGTTGCAACGGGTAACCCACAGATGGTTCCAGTGTATGCCCGTATCCTGCCGTCAGATCAGACCGTGCTATCGCCCACCGCTGGGGCTTATACCGACACCGTCACAGCTACGATCGAATGGTAATTTTTTACAGGCTGGCATATTCGCATGCCGGCCTTTTTAGGGTCATTGATCCACAAGAAAAGGAGCCGTTATGTCACCACATCTCATACGCGATTCCGCATTGATTACCTACGCCCTGCCGTTCCCTCTGGCTTTGGGCGTTTTTCACATCGCCATTCAGGCTCGATAGCCGCGGGTATTGCGATGCGTTTTTCATCGGCATTGATTTTGTCACTTCTGCTGTCTGGCTCCATCGTCTCCACGGTGGCGATGGCGCTCACCGTAAGTAGCACATTCGATGTCACGGCGACGATACAAAAAGGCTGTGTTTTTGGCACCAGCACGGCAAGCAGCCAGCCCAACATGGGCACGCTGAATTTTGGGACGCGCAGCGCCGCGGCAACCAATGTGGATATCGCCAGTACCAGCGGTGGAGGGTCGATTATCGCGACCTGTACGCCAGGCATTAGCGCCGTTATTGAACTGAGCTATGGCGCTAATGGCGGTAACAGCACACAGCGTTATCTGAAAAATGCAGCAGGAACGCGCCTGTTGGCTTACCAACTTTACCGCGATGCGGCACGCACACAGGTCTGGGGAACGGGAGGTCTGGCACTCAACATCGCCTCCTTTCCCGCCACATCCCAGACCTACATCGTTTACGCCCGCTATTTTGGTGGCACACCGCTGCCCCCCGCAGGGGTTTATACCGATAACGTAACCGTCAGCCTGACTTATTAAAAACAAAACAGGGTGAATACAGAATGAAAAGGAAAATAACG encodes the following:
- the prmB gene encoding 50S ribosomal protein L3 N(5)-glutamine methyltransferase, producing MDKIFVDEAVSELHTIQDMLRWAVSRFNAANVYYGHGTDNPWDEAIQLVLPSLYLPLDIPEDMYTSRLITSERQRIVERVIRRVNERIPVAYLTNKAWFCGLEFYVDERVLVPRSPIGELINNYFDEQLPKTPNHILDLCTGSGCIAIACAQAFPEAEVDAVDISSEALAVTEQNIQQHGLEYRVTPIRSDLFRDLPAIRYDLIVTNPPYVDEEDMSDLPQEFRFEPELGLAAGNDGLDLVRRILACAPDYLSDDGVLICEVGNSMVHLIDQYPDIPFTWLEFDNGGDGVFMLTQSQLVDCKAHFSAYRD
- the smrB gene encoding endonuclease SmrB, with the protein product MSNKYSLNDDELQLFRTSITGTKKLRQDTYTHKPLRKKPGELPAKRALQEQVDASFYFSDEFQPQLDAEGPTRYVRPGASHYELKKLRRGDYSPELFLDLHGLTQLQAKQELGALLAACRREHVYCACVMHGHGKHILKQQTPLWLAQHPDVLAFHQAPKEFGGNAALLVLVALETPSLE
- the sixA gene encoding phosphohistidine phosphatase SixA gives rise to the protein MQVLIMRHGDAVLDAASDAVRPLSDAGRDESRQMACWLNEQNIDIERVLVSPYLRAQQTLEVVKKALTLPEEADCLNELTPGGDAQLVSYYLQTLAREGVGAVLVVSHLPLVGYLVAELCQNETAPMFATSAIACVKVEAESGHGVLHWQVSPAQLNAKS
- a CDS encoding Csu type fimbrial protein gives rise to the protein MNSKRIALPILATLFTTFGLSPTASSVTINGQIPVSLTITSACTVNNGGGAGTTWGTINFGSHNDLTQNIDAQVSSIGGNGITVSCSVGTPAALYLDAGANATASLRQLAPGTGTYNVPYRLYSDSTRTTEIPLSSATGIAIVATGNPQMVPVYARILPSDQTVLSPTAGAYTDTVTATIEW
- a CDS encoding Csu type fimbrial protein, giving the protein MRFSSALILSLLLSGSIVSTVAMALTVSSTFDVTATIQKGCVFGTSTASSQPNMGTLNFGTRSAAATNVDIASTSGGGSIIATCTPGISAVIELSYGANGGNSTQRYLKNAAGTRLLAYQLYRDAARTQVWGTGGLALNIASFPATSQTYIVYARYFGGTPLPPAGVYTDNVTVSLTY